GGATGAAGGAACCGGGACATGTGGAAGGTTGAAGCAAACGAGCGGAAGCGACGCGCACGTGCGCTTCCGGCCCTGGCGGCCGGTGCCTTTCTTCTACTTGCGGTCCTGCTTCCGGGGGCTTCGGCATGGGCGCAGGTGACGATCGACTGGGTGACGGTGGGCGGCGCGGGCAACTCTGCGGACACCACGGGTTTGGGCGCGGTGGCGACGGAGTACCGGATCTCGCAGCACGAAGTGACGAACGCGCAGTACGCGGCGTTCCTGAACGCGGTGGCGGCGACGGATACGAACGGGCTGTACAGCGCGAGCATGGGTGCGGCCCCTGGCGGGATCACGCAGGTGGGGGCTGTCGGAAGCTTCACCTACGCGCCAATCGCCGGGCGCGAGAACATGCCTGTGAACTACGTGTCATTCTACGATGCGCTGCGGTTTGCGAACTGGCTGCACAACGGCCAGCCGACGGGGGCGCAGGACGCTACGACGACCGAGGACGGGGCGTATACCATCATTACGGAGGTTTATCCGGGGACGGTGCTCACACGGAACCCGGGCGCGACGGTGTTCCTGCCGAGTGAGGACGAGTGGTACAAGGCGGCGTACTACGACCCGTCCACCGACACGTATTTCGACTACCCGGCGTGAGATGACACGCAGATAGTGTGCGCTGGGCCGAGCGCGACCGCGAACACGGCGAACTGCAATCCTGGCCCGGGCGACCTCACGCCCGTGGGCGGCTATGGGCCATCGCCGCCCTTGCCCGGTCCGCCGGGTCCGGGCTCGCCGAGCCCCAACGGGACGTTCGACCAGGGGGGCAACGTCTTGGAGTGGAACGAGGCGATCCTGTTCGTAATGTTCCGCAGCCTGCGGGGCGGGGGCTACCCCAGCAGCGCGGCCCAATGCTCTGCGTCGGGCGTGAGCGCCGACGATCCGATGCTTGAGGTCCCCG
The sequence above is a segment of the bacterium genome. Coding sequences within it:
- a CDS encoding formylglycine-generating enzyme family protein, whose amino-acid sequence is MWKVEANERKRRARALPALAAGAFLLLAVLLPGASAWAQVTIDWVTVGGAGNSADTTGLGAVATEYRISQHEVTNAQYAAFLNAVAATDTNGLYSASMGAAPGGITQVGAVGSFTYAPIAGRENMPVNYVSFYDALRFANWLHNGQPTGAQDATTTEDGAYTIITEVYPGTVLTRNPGATVFLPSEDEWYKAAYYDPSTDTYFDYPA